In Setaria viridis chromosome 5, Setaria_viridis_v4.0, whole genome shotgun sequence, the genomic stretch TTCATTCCAATGTTCTTCAAATTGATAAGAGATATATACCAGCCAGGGCAATATTCATAGGTTCTTCAATCTTTCCTTAATATTCATCTACTTAAAAAAATAGCAAAGAAGATAATTTTTCTGAAAAATACACTTACACTGCCGAAACATGGCCTTTGTGAACAATTTTGGCTTCATCCAGCCTTCTAGCATCAAAGGAGTAACAGTTTGTGTCTTCATTTGcctagccaaaaaaaaaagacatcagTTCTGAAATGCTGGAGTGCCAGACTTAACAGCTAGTTAAACTTATGATAGCCAGAATTTCTGACAGTTCAAGCAAATATAAAAATAAGATTTATCTTACAGCAGTAAAGTTCATGGGCTCCCTTGGGTTCCAGCATACCGAATTGCACCTTGTCTAAGCAAAGTATAAATCAGGTTGTACACAATTCAGTAGATACGAAAATAGAGGCTAGAAGAAATGGATATTTTGTCAGGATTTAAAAATGAGAATGCAACTAACCTTCATTATTAGCTTTCTAGCTGGAGATGACATGCGCAGGTCATAAAGTGTTAGACTCCGATCACTGAAAAAATGAGACCACAAAAGTCAGCATTCTCTTCATTGAGATGTTACATATGTCCATATCTCCAGTACTACATTGACATCAAAACATTGTTAAGCATATCTCCAGTACTACATTGACATCAAAACATTGTTAAGCGTATCTCCAGTACTACATTGACATCAAAACATTGTTAAGCAATTTATAGTGACCACAGCCAAACCAACAATTTGCTCCTCAACAATGAGGTAAATACCACAGTGAAGACTGTCTAGAACTTATATAGCCAAACTAGCCCAACCATAAAATGGGCCATTGTGGAAAGGTCTTCCCAAGACATATCTAATCCTCTTGGTGATACCATTACATATCTGTGAGATGTGGCCATGCTAACCAGAGTGATTGACCTCTGGAAAACAAGATTATAAGGAACTGAAATTTTCTCACAAGGCCCTTCACAACTAAAATAACATTGACAACAAGCAATGGTATTAAGGTTACCAAGCACAAAAAGAAATGCACATTCAGTTCATTCAAGTTGCATGCTGCCCTGGGTTTAATAAATCCATAGCAAAACAATTAGAAACATATCAAATTTACCGATAAAACAGAAAATTTACCTGGCTGATGTAATCAAAATATTGCAATCTCCAGGATCAAATCGCACAGAAAGAACTGTATCTTTACCCCACTCAAAGCTATTTACTGGCTCCGACCTGTGCAAATAAAATCAGCATTGATGCTGTTAACACATAGAAACAAATCTGAAATTTCTAGAAATGAATCATTAAAATTATACCTGTTAGGATCCCATATATCAACTTGAGCACCAACAGTTGCAAAAAGATTACCATCCCACTGGTGGTCAGCACCCCTAAAAGTAATGAGCACAAAGATTATTATTACACTTTTTGGAGATAAAAATGAGAGGAAGGTAAGGTACGACAAAAATGAAGCCCTTACCAGAATGCATGCTTCCAGGTATAGACTGCTGATGGCTGCAGACCAAGTTGGTGAATTGAAAAGGTGAGAAACAGAATTCaagtaaaataaaaagaatGTGTCTATCCAGTGCATGCCTGGGAAGTGTctccaatgtgatcgctagtgTCCACCATTTTAAGCATTGGAACTTTCCAGAGTCGAACACTGCAACCAATGAGAGGGTAAGTGTACGGTAATAACACAGATAGCAGAAATCATAAAATTGCTTCACTGTGACCTGGCAACACTACAATCTCATAAAATTGATTAGGGTCTAGACAGCACATGAATAATACATATAAACCAACATCCCATGGGAAGGCACCCAAGCTTTTTAGTACAGATGATTCTTAGGCAAATCAACAAAACCACTCCAGAAATAGGCTATCAGGTGATGCTCTAAACTATTGGCATCTTTCAGCTTTATTATCCCAAATCCCACCAATATCATGCCTAGTTGCCTACAGTAAGTTCTACTCAGTTGTATGTAAGTGCGCAAGACGTATTACTGCCACCTGAACCAAGTGGACGCTAGAACACCTCTTTATAAAAGACAAAGAAGGTGATATCCACAAGTAACTTACGTGCAGTCAACGCCACATGATACAAGAAGATCGCCTTCCGTGGATGTTGTTAGACCTCGTACGGCACCTTGGTGTCCAGGGAATTGGCAAACTGTCTTCCTGTGTTGTCATTGATgcaaaagtcaaaataaattaCTTTCATATATAAGATAATGATATAGATCCAAGAACCAATTGACAAAACAGATATCGAATGGCAAGCAAAAGAAGTGATCCTCAGTAAAGTAGATTACAGCAGCAGTACCTCGCAGCAATGTCCCAAAGGCGAATATCTGCCAAGAAAACAGAAAGATTAGATTTTACCATGTATTATCCAAGTTTCAAGTGGATTGGTAGATAAAGGTAAAtcatgattcttttttttatgtCAAAATATGAAAGTAATGCAGAGGGTGAACAATGTTCTACAGTTAAGTATAAAATATGAAACATAATGAACAGGATGAGCCATTTTCAACAATTAAGGAATGGTTGAATAAAAAATCAGGTTGCAGAATTGCATACCATGGCTACAACAAGCATGGTACTATTTGTAAATATATCACAATGTGGAATAACTTTTCTAACTCTATGTTGATAACTCAGACCAACATATAATTATGTTTTTTTGGGTGTGCACAAGTCACCTACTGTATGCTAAACAAGTTCTAGGCCTTCTAACTGGCAGTGACAATGCTTTGTTTGCTCTCGAGCATTCACATTATACATTACTTTTCTATGTGTCAACTCCTGAAAATTGTATCTTACATGACAGACTTGCAGTAGTGTCCACAAATGAGTGACAGAAGGCAATTACCATTGACTGCATGCTAAAGGCCATTTTACCGTCTCTTCGCAAGAAAGTGCAAATATTGCTTAACTGCCATTACAAACAAATGCAGGGAAACGTTGCAGGTCTATATTTCATTTTGTAAGTACACCTAAATAGCATTACTAAAATGTCACTGAACCAGAGGACTGGAAGGTTGTCTATGCAGGGGAAGAATACGACGAGAGTTCACTAGAAGCAGTTGACAGTTATAGGACACAAATGAACTCAGGAATACAATCTCTGATTAGTATAAAAAATAAGGCCCacactagaaactagaaagtCACGATACCGTAAGTGTGTACTTGTATGATATATTGATATAAGTTTTTGATTTGATTGAACCATCAACTCAAGAGGCAAGCAATATTGTGCAAACACAGTGAACAATATAAAAGCTACTAGAGAAGTAGGTTATTACCTCCATCCATTGAACCAGAAAATATTGCTTTCAAATGATTGGGGTTTTTGGCCATGCACGATACCGCATCCATATGTCCATCCATAGCTCCAATAAATGGCTTAGCAAATATCTGGAGAACGAGAGCAGTAAATTTCTCATCATCACAACAAAAACGAAGTAAAGAAACAAAACATGAATTCAAGAGTTCAAGGAAAGGAAGAAACATACTTTCTCTAACTTTGCAGCATTAAGTGCACGAGTGTACTCAACGGCTTTCTCTTGACTACGAAGCCCTGGATCATAGTTGCGGAATACTTTCTGTTGAGACCAATAAGTGCAGTTGGGAATGTCAGTGGTAGAGGAAAGTAAAATTTCAGTGCCTAAATGATTGACATGCACTTGGGCTATATTTTAAAGACTTGCATCCGATAAAACAGAAAGATCACTATTTCGTAATCATGTACACCCTTTTTTACATTTGATGGTGCATGCTGAAGGTTTCAAATTATATTGCTATCATGATGAAACAGGAACTCGACACTTATTAGCACACACTTCATCCTGAAACTCGTAAGTGTACAGAATGCAAGCCTTTACCCCTCAATGGAAGTTGCAAGAGGGCAACCTAAATGTCAAATTGGTTAAAAAGCTACGGCATCTTGTGGGGGGAACATAATTTTGACAAAAAGGGATTAAACTGCCCCCTCATTTTTTTTGAGGGCAAACTGTCCCCTCAAAAATTGATGCTACCATACTTTCACTAGTCAGGAACAAGGACCAAAAACAAAATAGATGCCAGAGAAACTCTTCAGCAACTAGATTTCATTCATAAACCGAGTTGACTGGGTCACTCACTCATAGGgtgaagaagcagaagaacgaATTCGATGCTCCTACAATTTTTATATTAGATATAAAGCGACGGTGCAGTGTTGCCTACCTGCAGGTCCTGGCTGCGGTCGCGCGTGAACTCGTCGGTGGAGCGCGATATCACCTTCACCCTCATCGCACCCGCGGGATAGGCGAGACAGGAGAGCACTTGGCGAGGAGAAGCGGGCGAGGAGCTAGGGTTTTGCGCCGCGCCGCAAGCTTCCTGACCTCCAaaccctcgcccgccgccgccgccgccgccgctgtcgagGGGAAAACACAAACgggagagagacagagagagagagagagagagagagagagagagagagaatgctGCTTCGAACCAACGGCTCAAAGCGATTAGGTCGTGCAGCTTCTATAAAAATGGGCCGAGCCGAATCAGCTTTTACGGCCCATATTAAGCCTGTAACAGACGGCCCAACCCAGACTGACTCCTGTCTAGGATTACAGAACTGCCACGGCAGCACAAGAGCTAGCCGGAAAACCCCATCCATCTCCGCTCCGCCACcacgatggccgccgccgccgcaaggtCGCTTCTCCGCTCGTCGGCCTCCCTTCTCCGCGCTGCCCCGGCGAGgtcctccacctcgtcggctGCGACACGTCCGCCTCTTCGGCGCGCGTTGGCTGCTCCTCCCCGCCTCCTCAGGTACgggcccgcccgccgctcttCTCTGCCCCTCTTACTCTTAGCAAAATAGCAAGCAAGATACGAAGTTGTGATCTACTGGTGGTGATGGCATTGGTCTTCGCGCAGGTCGCCCGTCGAGTCGAGCTTCTGCGTGGAGTCGCTTCTGCCGCtgcacagcgccaccgccggcgcgcggATGACGTCCATGCTTGCCATCCCTGGCCGAGGCCTCGGCTGGCTCACCCAAGGTAAAAACTGGAAAATGAAAACCACTCTACTCTTCAACTGCACTGGAACTACTGAGCATACTAGCATTTGGCCCAAGCTATCAATGTAATTGCCTGAACAACATCGATTGTGCAAACGAGAACATGCACTGTGCTGCCTTGGTTAACATCTGTCCAAATGTGTGCATAACGATTCTACTCCTTCCTTGACATCTATAGCCTGTTGTTTTAGCAGTGCAAGCTTAGATCGCGACTCTCTGCCATGTTTCTGTCTTTTAGGTTGATGTGTGTCATCTCATGCTGGCATCATCCTGTTTCTAGTTTTTCTATTCAAAGAGACACATTTTCTATAGTTCTTTTCATTTCTTGCTGTAGGACCTGATGAAATTAGATGAAGAGCAACGGGGGAAAGGTGACCACTAGAATGCCTCCACCATTTTTGCTTAAATGCGGTCGAATGTTACACAGCGTGCAACCTTAGATGACTAACATATTCTGTCTTGTGAGTTGAAGGTTGCTTTGCTTACGAATGAAACAGCCTATTAGTTATAAACCATAATTTAAGTCCACCAACTTGTCACCATGGCTACCTGATTTTCAGAGAATGCATAGGTGGAGGATAATGGTTGGTCCACAAACTGGTTTATTATTGAGCCAATGAGCCTTCAAGGTGTTGTATTATCTAGAAAAAGGACAGAAATAGTTTATTGTACCAGAGGATGTATTATTATAAAGTTCATAACCTTCCCAATCTGCTTTGAAGAATTCAATTACATCATTTATAAAGTTTGCTCTGGtccaaaattaaacaaattGGTTTACAAGTGTTACAAATTCACTGGGGAAGATGAAGCAAAATTGATTTGAGAAATACTCAAGTAGGAACTATGTGCTAAAGCAGTCTTGAACCAAATGCTTCGATAGATGTTTTTGTAGTTTGTAGCAGTTAGCAGACTATATTGCACTTTCTGTTGATGTAAGAGGCCGTGCATTATTTTGTATGACTTAAGGCTGTATTTAGCTTTGCATCATAATACTGAATAAGAAAAAACTTGTGGGTTGCAGCCTGCCCTACGGGGAAAACCATATTAGACAAAGACCCTGTAAACATGTGGTGTGCTAACATGGATCATATGAAATATCTTTTCCTGAATTTTTTGAACAACTCTGACCCCAAATTGATATATGGTTATCTGTACAACAgctgaaacggatggagtatgaTGCTAGCGCTTTAGGAACCAGGAGATCCGTGGTTTACAAGTTCTTTTGTGACCCTGCAGAATGAGTtgacaaaaaagaagaagtatGCTTTATTTATCTGTGTATGCGAACGGTGATGATGACTTAATAAAGAATTCTGTATGCTGCCCAGGCCTTTTCTCTTCTTCGCTGACCAAAATCATAATGTAATGAGAATTGTGGCAGGAACTAAGATAGTGGAAGCATAGATTTGCTTGGCATGGCTTCTTCGTTTATCGTGATCTGGTGATTAACTGAAATGCTTGCAAGATGCAAGACGTGTGTGCTATTTATCATCATATAGGGTGGTCTTTAATCTTGAGCTATCATCTCTGTTTACGGTATCCTGTAGAATAACTTGTGTCAATACTCAATAATGCTGCTGTGGGCGCTaaatgatccatccatgcattcTCGATCTGACAATATATATGATGTTAAGTGATACTAATTTACAGACAAGAATGGATACCACTACAAGTGCTTTGGTTGCGGAGCAGCCAAGTACTGGACGAAATGGCGCTGCATTTGGTCATGCTGGAAGGTGGAGAGGAACTTCATGCAGATAGGTGGCTGGACTTTGAACATGGCGAGAAGCAAGGACGGCAGCGCCCAGAGGCCATCTCCGCAGATGAGGCCAGACGCCACCACGATGGAGAGCAGGTTCGCCGCTTGCTTATCCACCCTCTTCCAGACGACGACCATGAGGCTCCCCAGGAACATGTCTATGGTGAAGGTTGGCCCGACGAAGAAGGGGATCGCCATGGCCATGATGTTTGGGATGCAGCCTCTGATCCTCCACTTGCATGCTGCGGCGACGGCCGCCAGGGCGTCAACGAAGAGCGCCGCGCAGAAGCAAGGTATGCAGAGCATGATGGAGTGCTTGGGGAGTGTCCTGATCCCTTCGACGCTTATGTCGGCGATGCCGCGGTAGGCCATGGCCATGGGCGCCGGGTAGGGCGAGCCGGGCTCTCCCAGGTGGCCCTTGGCCACCATCTTCTGGAAGCCGAGGAAGAGGAGCGGGTTGATGACGCAGCCGAGTGCGGTGCCGATGACCTGGCTGGCGAACATGGAGCGCGGTGAGGTGAGCGTCAGGTAGGCCGACTTGAAGTCGTGCATGAGCTCCGAGGAGTtgccgatgacgacgacgacgatgctgccggcgacgaggccggcgaTGGCGCCACCCGAGGCCTCGCCGACCCAGGCCCCGAAGATGAAGATGGCGAGCTTGCCGTAGATGGTGCCGAGAGACCAGTCCGTGAGGCCGGACGCGTAGGAGCTGCAGAAGGCCATGAGGGGGGCCATGGCGTAGCAGACGGCGACGTGGTAGAACCTGACCTGCGGAAAGAtggtggggaggaggacggTGACGACGGCTGCCAGGAGAGCGTAGCCGGCGAGCGCGAAGCTGGTGGGGATCTGGCCGCTCTGGAAGCTCTGGATGCGGCGGCGTTCGTCGTAGCTCCTCGCTGCAGGCTCTTCGTCGGGCTGCTGCTGGCTCGTCTGCCGGCGGTGGTGGAAGCTGCGCGCCGTCCTGATGGTGACGGCGGTGAGCTGGAAGAGGCAGTCCCCGAGCACGAGGGAGATGCCCATGGGCACCTTGTAGCCGTTGAGCCCTCTGAGGCTGGACGGCGAAGGGTCGGTGTACCATGACCCCTGCTTGGCCTGCAGGATGGGCCAGAGGATCCCGGAGGAGAGGACGGCGCCGACGAGCAGCGAGAGGTTGACCATGAAAGGGCAGATGatgccgacgccgacgaggctgGGCGAGAAGTCGAAGTAGAAGCGCTTCTCGTAGGCGTCGAGGCCGAAGAGCGGGAAGGCCTGGAAGCCGCAGCCGTCTCCTCCCGTGTAGAACCACTGGAAGGCGGCCCAGCCGAAGCTTCCGACCAGGGATCTCAGGAGAGCGGCCACCTGCagcttcgccgtcgccgcccccttGGGCGTGTGGAAGCTGTTGACGAGCCCGGCGATGGCGGAGCCAGATGGGTACAGCAGCTTGTAGTCCAGGATCATGACCTTGGTCAAGAGGAGCGTGATGAAGAGGCTGCTGAAGCCGGTGAGGAAGCTGTAGGCGATCATCTTGCCGGCGTGCAGCGTGTAGACGTTGGTGCCGGtgccggggccgccggcggcTCTGGCCACCGTCGGGGACATGGCCGGCAGGGAGGTCATGAAGCCACCGTAGAAGGCGAGGGTGGCGCAGGCGATGACGCAGGTCTGGACGACGACGTTCTCCTGGCGGGTGAAGGGCGGGGTGGGGACGCCGCAGCGGCCCAGCAGCCGCGTCCACGAGCTGATCACGAAGAAGCTCACCAGGCTCGCCGGCATGTTGAAGGACGGCACCACGCCGGTGGTGAACCCCAGCCGCATGGCCATGAAGCTGAACACCGTGCCCAGCACCACGCTCGCCGCCACTGACCGCACCGTCACCTGCCGCCACCATGGCGCCGGAGGCTGACCCGCGAAAATCGCCTCCACCGACGacgcatcctcctcctcatgctCCTTGGAATCCACATGCTCGCCGGTGACGTCCTCTCCTGCCATGTCGCCTACTCGCCGCAGATTGCATGCCAGCCTCTCTTTCCGTAGCCCCCCTCAAACAAACATAAGCATCGCCCTTTTTTAGGATGTCTGGTAACTGGATCAACGGACCGACGGCCAACCACAAGGTAGGTAGTCTTCCTTTCCTAGCCAAACATTGTTACCGCACCAATTTGTAACGGAACAGCAGAACGACTTCAAAACTACGACACTACTGCTGAAAATTTCTTCCATTACAGGTACGGCAACACAGGCAGTACCAAGATGAATGACAATCAGGTAGATGCAAGGGTAACTCAGCTTAATCAATCCAAAGTTCTAACTGGAGCGATACAACCTTGACCTTATCTACGACCACCATAACAAATAAACTCGCTTAGAGAGGCTTTATAATGTTCATTCATGGTACTTCCTTCTTATGGCACGGAAAAGGGGCACGAACACATCGGCAATCACTCTGCCACATTAACCAATTCATACTCTACTAGAGAAAGGTTGTTGTCCTCCTTCACTGTGAAGCTGGCAGGTTCTGTAGCCTCAATCCGCCCCCATTTGTCAACTGCAAGCCTCATTGATCCTTTGAACATGTCGATTTTAGCGTTGCGCAAGATCACCGTGGC encodes the following:
- the LOC117855600 gene encoding probable metal-nicotianamine transporter YSL1, with protein sequence MAGEDVTGEHVDSKEHEEEDASSVEAIFAGQPPAPWWRQVTVRSVAASVVLGTVFSFMAMRLGFTTGVVPSFNMPASLVSFFVISSWTRLLGRCGVPTPPFTRQENVVVQTCVIACATLAFYGGFMTSLPAMSPTVARAAGGPGTGTNVYTLHAGKMIAYSFLTGFSSLFITLLLTKVMILDYKLLYPSGSAIAGLVNSFHTPKGAATAKLQVAALLRSLVGSFGWAAFQWFYTGGDGCGFQAFPLFGLDAYEKRFYFDFSPSLVGVGIICPFMVNLSLLVGAVLSSGILWPILQAKQGSWYTDPSPSSLRGLNGYKVPMGISLVLGDCLFQLTAVTIRTARSFHHRRQTSQQQPDEEPAARSYDERRRIQSFQSGQIPTSFALAGYALLAAVVTVLLPTIFPQVRFYHVAVCYAMAPLMAFCSSYASGLTDWSLGTIYGKLAIFIFGAWVGEASGGAIAGLVAGSIVVVVIGNSSELMHDFKSAYLTLTSPRSMFASQVIGTALGCVINPLLFLGFQKMVAKGHLGEPGSPYPAPMAMAYRGIADISVEGIRTLPKHSIMLCIPCFCAALFVDALAAVAAACKWRIRGCIPNIMAMAIPFFVGPTFTIDMFLGSLMVVVWKRVDKQAANLLSIVVASGLICGDGLWALPSLLLAMFKVQPPICMKFLSTFQHDQMQRHFVQYLAAPQPKHL
- the LOC117855607 gene encoding uncharacterized protein isoform X2 — protein: MAAAAARSLLRSSASLLRAAPARSSTSSAATRPPLRRALAAPPRLLRSPVESSFCVESLLPLHSATAGARMTSMLAIPGRGLGWLTQGPDEIR
- the LOC117855602 gene encoding uncharacterized protein, with the translated sequence MRVKVISRSTDEFTRDRSQDLQKVFRNYDPGLRSQEKAVEYTRALNAAKLEKIFAKPFIGAMDGHMDAVSCMAKNPNHLKAIFSGSMDGDIRLWDIAARKTVCQFPGHQGAVRGLTTSTEGDLLVSCGVDCTVRLWKVPMLKMVDTSDHIGDTSQPSAVYTWKHAFWGADHQWDGNLFATVGAQVDIWDPNRSEPVNSFEWGKDTVLSVRFDPGDCNILITSASDRSLTLYDLRMSSPARKLIMKTRCNSVCWNPREPMNFTAANEDTNCYSFDARRLDEAKIVHKGHVSAVMDIDYSPTGREFVTGSYDRTVRIFNYLGDHSREIYHTKRMQRVFCVKYTYDGTYLVSGSDDTNLRLWKSKASEQLGVLLPRERKKQEYLDAVKERYKHLPEVKRIVRHRHLPKPIYKAANMRRTMIEAENRKEERRRKHSAPGSMPVQPFRKRRIIKEVE
- the LOC117855607 gene encoding protein NUCLEAR FUSION DEFECTIVE 6, mitochondrial isoform X1, with product MAAAAARSLLRSSASLLRAAPARSSTSSAATRPPLRRALAAPPRLLRSPVESSFCVESLLPLHSATAGARMTSMLAIPGRGLGWLTQAETDGV